In Pirellula sp. SH-Sr6A, the DNA window GCAGGATGAGCCGGTGCAGCTGCTTGAGCGAACCGTCGTTGTTCACTAGATACCGAGCGAGATAGTCGAGCAATTCCGGATGCGTTGGTGCAATGCCGGCTTCTCCGAAATCATTGGGAGTTTCCACCAACCCTTTTCCGAAATGGTACTGCCAGACTCGATTCACAATGACGCGAGACGTTAGCGGGTTGTCCGGCGATGCGATCCAGTCGGCCAGTGCTAGCCTGCGGAATTGTTCGGGTGTCGTATCGTCGATCGCGAGGCTACCTAAGGCTGCTATCGTGCCAGGTGCAACACGCTCGCGTGGGGATGTGGGCTCGCCGCGAAACAAGCGATGGCTCGGTGCGGGCTGTTCGAAGACTCCCGCGTACACGGTCCGCGATGCGATCAACTGCTGACGGCGTTGTTCCAATTCAAGAGATTCGTCGAGCAAGCTTCTTCCGCGCTGGGCGTCGATTTCTGCCTGGCGACCGAAATCGTAACGGGATGTCCACGCTGCGTCCGAGGGAGGCATGCGATCCTCGGATGAAGCGATTTGTTTCCAATTACCAAGCGTTTCCGCGATTTCGATTCGATATCGAGTGGCCAGCCGATCGGAGAATCGCCCGTCTCGATCGCGAGCCCAAACAACACGATCGATCCGCATCGCCCCCGGGAACTCCAACTGCACCCACCCTTTACCGGGTTCGTTCGAGATCCAACTCGCAGAATTGCCCCCCCGGCCGTCGTGAATGTGTTTGAGCTGGTGAATCTCGTAATTTGGTAAGGAACTCGATGCGGTCGCAATGCATCCTTCGGAGGAGAGAGCGACGTTCTTTTCTTTGGAAAAGACTTCAAGCTCGTCGATGCAAGGTTCTCCGCTATTGGTATCTTCAACTACAAAGCGGAGGAACCGTGCCTCCACCGAAGGAAACGATTCCGTATTTCTGGCGGCGTTCACTGGGGGGCGAAATCGGTAGGGATCTTTTAAAAAGGGGGCCAAGCTTTCTCGGAGCTCTGCTAATCGCTCGTCGATGTGCGCCAGAGATTGCAGAGTTGATTCGCTGAAGGATAGCTTTCGTTCCCCATGTTGGACGCCCGCAAAGATCGATTGCATCGCGTAGTAGTCGGTTTGTCGGATCGGATCGAACTTGTGATTGTGGCAACGAGCGCATCCGACAGTAAGCCCGAGAAAAACGGTCCCCGTAGTCCCGACCATATCGTCCAACTCGTTCTGTCGCTGCATGAGCGTCAACGAAGGATCGGGGCTCTTCACAAGATCGTAGGGACCCGCAACCAAGTAACCAGTCGCCTCCGGAACTCCCAACGCGTCTCCCGCAATCTGTTCGCGAACGAATTGAAAAAAGGATTTGTCCGCATTCCATGCGCGGATGACGTAATCCCGGTACGGCCAAGCATTGGGGCGTTCGCGATTGGTTTCGAAGCCATTGGTTTCTGCGAAACGAACCAAGTCGAGCCAGTGCTGTCCCCATCGCTCCCCGTAATGGGGGTTTTGAAGCACTCGTTCCACGAGATTCGAATAAGCCTCTAGTGAATGATCTTGTTCGAACGAGAGAATCTCTTCCGGAGTGGGCGGGACCCCCAGCATATCCAAATAGAGTCTTCGGATCAGCATGCGTTTAGATGCGACGGGGCTCGGTGCAATGCCTTGTTCGTTGAGTCGTTCGAGGATGAAGGAATCGATTGGATTTGCGATAAAGGGGCTGGCGATCGAAGGTGGTTCGGGAGACTGCAGAGGTTGAAACGCCCAATGGTTGGGAAGTGGAGGATCCTTTTGGTCCTCGGAGTCAGGAGAGTGCCATGGCGCGCCAGCGTCGATCCACGCGATGAGGACTTCGATTTCTTCTTTGGAAAGTCGATTGGATTCCTCTGGCGGCATAATCCTGCCAGCCTCTTTTCCTTGAACCAACGCAATGAGATGACTATGGGCACCATCGCCGACCACGATTGCCGGTTCCCCCGAATCTCCACCTTCTAGCATGGATCGACGTCGATCAAGTCGCAGATGACTTTCTTGAGCATCTGTGCCGTGGCATTCCAAGCATTTTCCTGCGAATAGGTCTCGCACCCGTTTTTCGAGCCTGGTCGAATCGGATTGGAGTACATTAGGTTTTCGTGCGTCCTGGGGCGCTCCGGAGGCCAGCGATGGCTGGCTGATGAGGATGCCAAGACATCCGATGGAGACAATGCATCCAGTAATGAGAAATCGCATGAAGGGTCCGGCAAGGCGGTACAAGTGGGAGGGAGGGCGTACAGCGAGGATCAATTCATTCTCTAGTCTACTCAAAAAGGCATCCCAATAGCAGGCACCCACCTTATCATCCCAATAGCAGGCACCCACCTTATCCAATCATCCCAAAGGCAAATAGCAGGCACCCACCTTCTCAATAGCACCAAATCTGAGGCACCCATCTATCCCGATAGCATTCCCAATAGCAGGCACCCACCTTTTGGAGGGGGTGGGGTGGAAGTGGATGCGGAAGTGGCTTAATAGTAGGCACCCATCTTTTGAAGGGAGGGGATGGAGGGGGGACGGGGTTTTGGGGTGGAAGTGGGGGCTGACGTGGCCTGGGGGGCTGGAATTCGGAGGGATTGGGCTCGGATGGGCGCAGCGGCGAACCGGACCCGAGAATGCAGGAGGGCGAAGAGAGGGAGATGGGAAAGAGGGGGACTGGAGAGCGAGTGTTCTGGCTCAGACTCCAAGGCTTAATAGTGGGCACCCATCTTTTGGAGGGAGAGTTCTCGCAAAGACGCCAAGACGCAACGAAACGCGATCACCAAATCCGAGGCACCCACTCATTGCGGCGCAATCGCTCTTCAAATAGTAGGCACCCACCCAAACAAATAGTAGGCACTCACCTATTGCAGCGGTCGAAAGAACCCGTACACCGTATTGTTCGTGACTTTAATCTTTGGTCGCATCAGCCTAAGCCCTTCTCCCGATAGCAGGCACCCACCCATTCCCGATTCCGGCCCCGATTCCCGATAGCAGGCACCCAGCGATTGGAGGGGGTAAATGAGAGGCACCCACCTAATTAAATAGAAGACACCCACCTAATGGGGGGGGGGGAGGTTTCTCGCCAAGGCGCCAAGACGCAAAAGGGGAGGGGCGGGGATTCGGGGCACCCACCTAACCAAGGCAGTCATTCCCAATAGAAGGCACCCATCTTTTGGGGGGGACGGAGGGGGGTGGGGCTGAAGTGGCCTGGGGGGCTGGAATTCGGGGGGATTGGGCTCGGATGGGCGCAGCGGCGAACCGGCCCCGAAGATGCAGGAGGGCGAAGTGAGGGAGATGGGAGAGCGGGAGACTGGAGAGCGGGGTTCTGGCTCAGGCTCCAAGGTGGGGAACCGGAGCTAGCGGAGCCACTTGCTACTTGCTCCTTGCTACTGGCCAGTTGTCGCGAAGCGCTGCCCGCTAGGCGAAGCAAGCGGCAGCTTGGCGCTGGCCGCGACTCCAGCGCTTGTGGGTCCGCTCCGCGTCGGCGATCATCGCCTTGGGATTCCCACTACAACGGCTTGTCCCAAAGTACTTGGTGTAGTTCCACACCAAGTCGCACCACATGCTCGGTTCCACTCCCAAGCCGGTAAACAAGGGCTCTAAGGATTCAGGAACCGGACACACGCTCCCTGGCGGATGATCCTGCTGCTTAGCTGTCCATTGCAACAACTTCACATAGTCCTCCAGGTTCATCGTCAAGAACCCTCGGTTGCTGGCGCGCAGACCATTGGTGCTGGCCTGCGGATCAAACGCGTCCACTTCGGGGTCGAGCGTCAAAGGGGCCAACCAGGCGTCTCGGGGGACCAGTGGACGGGGGCCAGTCTGCTTACGAGCCTTCTTCTGCTCCTCGAGCGTCATCTTGGTCCTCCTCGCGATCGATTCCTCCCGGGACAAGGGAATACGATCCAGAGCCGAGGATTCGATCATCGCTCCCTTGGCAGCCTCGATTCGATCAAACACCGACGTGTGCATCGAGAGTTCGATTGTTGCGGCCAGGTTCGCGCGCAAGACATTGAGATCCACATACATGGCGCAGGCCAGCAAACCCGCTTCATCGAGTAGCCGCTTCGCTTTGAATCGGCCATCCCAGAAGCAGCCACTGCATTCATCTTCTGCATTGGCTCGCCTGGCGATGACTTCTGCGAGAGAACGCATGAACCAAGAGATATCGGAGAGTCGGCTGCGATACTCTTGGATCTTCTCGGGATTGGCTACAGCGCTTCGGACATCCTCCTCGTTGGGCTCGGCCAAGACATCGAGGATTCGGGTGCCTGGAAAGAGTCTTAGCCAGCGGGTGGCGACTTCTACGTCGGACCAAGTCTTCACGACATCGGGGCGATTGCGGAGGATGACATGGAGGTGATTGGATAGGACGGCATATTGGAGAACGTCGATACCGAAGACAGAGGCCAGGGACTCCAGGCGCTGGCGAATCCATTCTCTGCGGTGGGTGTAGTCTTTCTGGGTGAGCTGATCGAAGCCAGTAAGAAAGGCACGACGGACACAGCGATGGTAGCAATGAACAAGGCAGATTTCGTCGCTGACGAACTGCTCACAGCGGAGCGTGCTGGACATGGTGGATTTCTCCAAGAAGTTCGGGGTGTAGATCCCATCACCTTATGGGATTGAAGGAAGGGATGCAACCAAATAGGTGAACTTTTTGGAGAGGGGTAAATGAGAGGCACCCACGAATGGCACTGTAATCTCCAATGATCGCGCAGTTCCCCCTAGCGACAGAGCGGGAATTTTCTTTAGAATCTCGCTCGCCTTGAAGATTGTTCTGGCTATGAACCCATTTTCTTGGCTATGATTTTGATCGTCCCTCCTTGGTTAAGTTGCCTAAACATAAACCAAGGAGGGTTTTGTTTTGGTCTCTATACCACCAAGGCGATCTCAAGCCAATTTCAGCTTTGGAGATTCCATCAAGGCTTTCCTGCTGCAACCCGGACTGCCGTTTGCATCGATTCTTTGCGAGCAGCACATCAGAAATGTTTTTCGCAAGCACGGTTGCACGATGAATGGGATCTATTCCACCGCAATTGTCTTGTGGGCGTTCATGTCGCAAATTATGCGTGATGGGAAAGAAGCCGCTTGCCAGTCCGCCGTCGCTCGTATTACGGCATTCTTTACTCTTCACGGGAAGTCAGCACCCGGGGCCGATACGGGGAACTACTGTCGCGCAAGAGCAAAGCTTCCCGAGGACGCTTTGAAAGAACTATGCCTTGGTGTTGCCTCTGAAGCGGAAGCCAAGGTGGAGTCCAAATGGCTCTGGAAGTCTATGCATGCCAAGCTTATTGATGGATTTACTTTCAAAATGCCCGATACGCGAAAGAACCAGAAAGAGTATCCGCAGCATACTGCCCAAAAGCCAGGGATTGGTTTTCCTATTGCTCGTGTCTTGGCTGTGATGTCGTTGGCCACAGGTTGTTTGCTTGATGCAACGGTCGGTCCCTTCAGCGGAAAAGAAACGGGCGAAACCAGTCTTCTGCGTCGGTTGCTCAAAGGTTTTTCAGCGGGAGATATCGTGATTGCTGACCGCTTCTTTTGTAACTACTGGTTGATCGCGATGTTCATGAAATTGAACGTTCATGTTTGTTTTCGCAGGAAGAAGGGACACACAGATTTTCGAACTGGAAAGCGATTGGGTAAACAAGATCACTTGATTCAGTGGTATCGTCCCGCTCGTCCGGCCTGGATGAGCCACGAGATGTACCAATCCTTACCGCTCGTGATCGAATTACGGGAGTTGCGATATACGGTCGAAGCTCCGGGCCGTAAATCAGGCCCGTTTATCATTGTGACAACATTGCTAGAGCACAAGGGTGACCAGGGTGTTAGCTATGAGGAGATATCCGATCTGTTTAGCTTTCGTTGGAATGCAGAACTTGACATCCGTTCTATCAAGACGTTTATGAATTTAAACTTTGTGAGATGCTTATCGCCCGAGATGGTCAGGCGAGAGTTATGGACGACGCTTCTTGCCTACAACTTGATTCGAACAACGATTTGCTCTGCCGCTTCGCTCTCTGGAAAGCGGCCGCGAGAGATCAGCTTCGTCTGTGCTAGCCAGTACATCCTAGCGAGTTGGCAGGAGGTGACGGCTCATCTTCGCGGCAAGCAACTTGAGCGTTACGCCAGATTTCTCCTCGAGCGGATTGCGAACTGTAAGGTTGGCAACCGTCCGGGGCGGATTGAACCGCGAGTTGTAAAGCGACGCCGCGACCAATACGCGCTGATGACCGAACCCAGAAAACAACTCCAAAAGCGACTCTATAAAGGCGATAACCGATTTGAATGAAACGACTTACGCAAATCGATTACAGTGCCATTCAAGGCACCCACCTAATGGGGGGGAGGGTTTCTCGCGAAGGCGCCAAGACGCAAAAGGGGAGGGGCGGGGATTCGGGGCACCCACTTAATGGGGCGGAAATAGCGGAAATAGGAGGCGCCCACCTTTTGGGGGGCGTAGACGCATCGGCATTAGGACACCATCGAAGAGTGAAACTGTGTGGATCCAAGGCGGACCATGGTCGCACCTTCCTCGATTAAATAAGTAAATAAGAGGCACCCACCTTTTGAGGGGGCGGGGATTCGAGGCACCCACCTAACGGGGGGAGATTGGGGGGAGGGAAATAGAAGGCACCCATCTAATGGAGCTGGTCTCTCGATTGAGTGGTATCAAGGTGGATCTTTCTAGGCAACTGTCTTTGTGTGTTCTTGCTGACGAGTCGTCCCGGCAAAGCGAAAAGAACAGCCGCACTTATCCACGCAAGAAACGCATGCGTCAAACCGGCGAGCCGAACATAAAGCCCATTAACGACCAGCTTCGATCGCTCGCAAACAAAATGCTCTCGCAAATCATTACCAGCGTTGTGTGGCACCCATCCAACAGGATGGAGGGAGTTTTCTCGCAACGGCGCCAAGACGCAACACCTCAATAAGAGGCACCCACCTTTTGAGGGGGGAGTTGAATAGGAGACACCCACAATTTTTGCTCGATCAACGACCAGCTTCAATCGCTCGCAAACAACATGCTCTCGTAAATCATTACCAGCGTTGGGAGGCACCCATCTAATGGAGCTGATTCGGGCCAGGGGAGCTTACTAACCTTGATTGATGTCGCTTTGGAAAATGCTCAATACAAGTTATAAGGGCTGTTTTTTTCGTCGCGATGGCGCGACGTTGGTGACTCCGTGGGGAGGCAAAACGAGAGCGGGTAGGGGCAAAGCTAGTAAATCAATCCGTGGCGGATTCCGAATTCCATCAAATCTGATTTCGAAGCAAGGTTGAGTTTGGTCATCATGCGCGATCGATACGACTCGATCGATTTTACACCAACACGCAATTGGTCTGCGATGGCCTGATTCGTGTATCCCCGCAACAAGAGTCCGAGAACTTCTTTCTCTCGTTGACTGAGGTCTTCCAATGGATCTTTCTCTGGAGCTTGACTGGATGCTCTTTCATGGGTCTCGGCTGCAATTCCCAAATTGATATAGAGCTTTCCGTCCATCACCGATCGCATTGCATTGAGGAGGTCGACATCGGCTACCGATTTAACGATGTACCCGTGCGCACCGCTTGCAAGCATCTTTCTTACTATTTCTCGATCATCGTGCATCGTCACAACAAGTATCTTGCTCTTCGCATTTTGGTATCGAAGATGGTTGATCGTCTGCGATGGTTCTCCACCAGGCATGGAAAGATCGAAGAGAATCAGATCGGGTTGCAAATTCTGGGCTGCTTGGATCGTTTCGCTTGCCGATCCCGTCTCCCCTACGATCTCGAAGTCCCTCTGGGTTTCGATAAGTAGTCGAATACCTGCCCGCACCAAGGCATGATCGTCTGCCAGTAGCACTTGCGTTTGCGTCACGATGATACGTCCTCTGTGCGAGCGGGTAGGACCGCATGAACAGTAGTCCCTTTTTCGGAACTCAAGACCTCCACCTGCCCTCCCACGGACATGACTCGCTCGCGAATGCTAATGAGGCCATTTCCGGATGCCGTCGGTAGCGCCCGAGAAAGAGCCATGCCGATACCATCGTCTTGCACACGGACGTGAAGCTCTTGCTGATCATTGGACAACTCTACGCGAATGTGTGCGGCGTTTGCATGCTTGATCGCATTCGCCAGCCCTTCTTGAACAATTCGATACACCGTTGTGGCGTAGTTGCGTTCGAACGAGATGGTATCCATTCCCTTGAATGCCGTCGAGATAATTGCTTTGGAGGATGGCTGCATATCCCGAACCAACTTTTCAATCGCCTGCGACAACCCTAGAGTGTCGAGAACGGCAGGATGAAGTCCCGACACGAGTCGACGCAATTCAACGAGGATATCGGCTCCGGTTTTTCGGACTTCCGATAGTTCACTGCGAATTTCGGCGGACTGCGGTGATTCCTCCATAGCGCGGAGGTGGAGGAGTACGCTGGTGATCGATTGCCCGATTCCGTCGTGTAATTCCTGCCGAAGCCGCTGCCGCTCGGATTCTTGCGCGAACATGGACCGACGCAAAAAGAGCATGCGGCTTTGTGCAAGCTGCTGGATGGGTCGGATCATCCAAAACCAAAGAGCAGGTGCTAAAAGAAGGGTCAGCAGGCAGGAGTCGATGATTGCTTCGAAGACCACGCTGCTACCGATTGGGAGGATGTACGGCAGGAGCGACATCACGACGAACTCCGCCCCAAAGGAGAGCAACAGGACGATCGCGTAAAGTTTAAGGGGCTTAACCGGGTACGGGGTCAGGTCGAGCCTATCGGTCATGTTTGAGACCGCGATGGCAGATTGGGAGCAGAGTCATGTTCCGAAAGGTTCTATGCGAATTACGATTCGGTTTTCATCGTCGATGGTAGTTTCCGCAATGAACCGAAACCGATCAAGGGGAATCCGACGACTCGCGTTCCATATTCCACATACGGTTGCCCTATATAACGAATCAATCGCTGATCTTTGAAGTAGCTACCCAGATAGATGTAGAAAGTCCAAACCGTCGTCAGGATTGCGTGATCCAAGGTCATCTGGGGAGTGAACCAGATCAACCCAAGGAAACTCATATAGACAGGGTGCCGCATCCACTTAAAGGCTCCGCGGGTAACAAATTGTCGCTGGGGTTGTTTCTCTCCTCGGAGCCAATACCACCAAGGAGTCAATCCCGTCTGATAGCCAAGCCCCGTTAACCAAAGACTGTAAAAAAGCGCCGCCCACGAAAGGTAAAAAAGCCCTAGAACGACAGACTCGCTAGCTCCGTGCAGATTCCAGATGTAGGTGTCACTGCGCCCCCAAAAGTGAAACAGGACCAGCAAACTAACGCAGGTCACCGAGCAGTGAACACATCCAATCCAAGCGG includes these proteins:
- a CDS encoding PSD1 and planctomycete cytochrome C domain-containing protein; the encoded protein is MSRLENELILAVRPPSHLYRLAGPFMRFLITGCIVSIGCLGILISQPSLASGAPQDARKPNVLQSDSTRLEKRVRDLFAGKCLECHGTDAQESHLRLDRRRSMLEGGDSGEPAIVVGDGAHSHLIALVQGKEAGRIMPPEESNRLSKEEIEVLIAWIDAGAPWHSPDSEDQKDPPLPNHWAFQPLQSPEPPSIASPFIANPIDSFILERLNEQGIAPSPVASKRMLIRRLYLDMLGVPPTPEEILSFEQDHSLEAYSNLVERVLQNPHYGERWGQHWLDLVRFAETNGFETNRERPNAWPYRDYVIRAWNADKSFFQFVREQIAGDALGVPEATGYLVAGPYDLVKSPDPSLTLMQRQNELDDMVGTTGTVFLGLTVGCARCHNHKFDPIRQTDYYAMQSIFAGVQHGERKLSFSESTLQSLAHIDERLAELRESLAPFLKDPYRFRPPVNAARNTESFPSVEARFLRFVVEDTNSGEPCIDELEVFSKEKNVALSSEGCIATASSSLPNYEIHQLKHIHDGRGGNSASWISNEPGKGWVQLEFPGAMRIDRVVWARDRDGRFSDRLATRYRIEIAETLGNWKQIASSEDRMPPSDAAWTSRYDFGRQAEIDAQRGRSLLDESLELEQRRQQLIASRTVYAGVFEQPAPSHRLFRGEPTSPRERVAPGTIAALGSLAIDDTTPEQFRRLALADWIASPDNPLTSRVIVNRVWQYHFGKGLVETPNDFGEAGIAPTHPELLDYLARYLVNNDGSLKQLHRLILHSSTYRQSSESRAESMQRDGGTQWWWRFPPRRLEAEAIRDGILAVTDSLDRRMHGPGFSGFEVELENVRHYFPKQKYSSEDWRRMVYMTKVRMERESVFGAFDCPDSSISVPKRNRSTTPMQALNLFNSPFVLQQAQLLANRLNKECGSDLGSQVERGYWLCMGRPPLPDELQDALSFIDAEGIVPFCRVLLNSNEFVFLP
- a CDS encoding IS4 family transposase; this encodes MVSIPPRRSQANFSFGDSIKAFLLQPGLPFASILCEQHIRNVFRKHGCTMNGIYSTAIVLWAFMSQIMRDGKEAACQSAVARITAFFTLHGKSAPGADTGNYCRARAKLPEDALKELCLGVASEAEAKVESKWLWKSMHAKLIDGFTFKMPDTRKNQKEYPQHTAQKPGIGFPIARVLAVMSLATGCLLDATVGPFSGKETGETSLLRRLLKGFSAGDIVIADRFFCNYWLIAMFMKLNVHVCFRRKKGHTDFRTGKRLGKQDHLIQWYRPARPAWMSHEMYQSLPLVIELRELRYTVEAPGRKSGPFIIVTTLLEHKGDQGVSYEEISDLFSFRWNAELDIRSIKTFMNLNFVRCLSPEMVRRELWTTLLAYNLIRTTICSAASLSGKRPREISFVCASQYILASWQEVTAHLRGKQLERYARFLLERIANCKVGNRPGRIEPRVVKRRRDQYALMTEPRKQLQKRLYKGDNRFE
- a CDS encoding response regulator transcription factor codes for the protein MTQTQVLLADDHALVRAGIRLLIETQRDFEIVGETGSASETIQAAQNLQPDLILFDLSMPGGEPSQTINHLRYQNAKSKILVVTMHDDREIVRKMLASGAHGYIVKSVADVDLLNAMRSVMDGKLYINLGIAAETHERASSQAPEKDPLEDLSQREKEVLGLLLRGYTNQAIADQLRVGVKSIESYRSRMMTKLNLASKSDLMEFGIRHGLIY
- a CDS encoding sensor histidine kinase → MTDRLDLTPYPVKPLKLYAIVLLLSFGAEFVVMSLLPYILPIGSSVVFEAIIDSCLLTLLLAPALWFWMIRPIQQLAQSRMLFLRRSMFAQESERQRLRQELHDGIGQSITSVLLHLRAMEESPQSAEIRSELSEVRKTGADILVELRRLVSGLHPAVLDTLGLSQAIEKLVRDMQPSSKAIISTAFKGMDTISFERNYATTVYRIVQEGLANAIKHANAAHIRVELSNDQQELHVRVQDDGIGMALSRALPTASGNGLISIRERVMSVGGQVEVLSSEKGTTVHAVLPARTEDVSS
- a CDS encoding methyltransferase family protein; this translates as MIRLAGMLFGIGTQLLFLYTVVFLFLFLRYGTEQGFASWWLTDLVLAIGFALPHSLLLAPPVQKRIKVYLPAAWIGCVHCSVTCVSLLVLFHFWGRSDTYIWNLHGASESVVLGLFYLSWAALFYSLWLTGLGYQTGLTPWWYWLRGEKQPQRQFVTRGAFKWMRHPVYMSFLGLIWFTPQMTLDHAILTTVWTFYIYLGSYFKDQRLIRYIGQPYVEYGTRVVGFPLIGFGSLRKLPSTMKTES